The Alcaligenes aquatilis genome contains the following window.
AGCTCTTCATTGCTGATCGTCAGCGCAGGCAGCAGCTTCAGAACTTCGTCATGGGCGCCCGACGTTTCAACCACCAAACCCTGCTTGAAAGCCTGTGCGGCAATTTCATTGGCCAGACCAGCACCGGGTGGGGTCACCAGACCTTGGATCAGGCCGCGACCACGCACACTCAAGCCACGATCGGGGTAGCTGTGCACCAGATTTTCCAGCCAATCGCGCACTTGGCGCTCTTTACCCTGGATCTCGGCTTCAAAGTCCTCGTTGGCCCAGTAACTTTCCAGGGCTTGAGCGGCGGTCACGAACGCCAGGTTATTGCCACGGAAGGTACCGTTATGGGCGCTGGGCTTCCACACATCCAGCTCAGGACGCAGCAAGACCAGGGACATGGGCAAGCCAAAGCCAGACAAGGATTTGGACAAGGTAATAATGTCAGGGCTGATACCGGCCTGCTCGAAACTGAAGAAACGGCCAGTACGCCCGCAGCCGACCTGAATGTCATCGACAATCAGCAACATATCGTGCTCGCGGCACAGACGTTGCAGCTCACGCAACCAACGCTGTGTGGCAACGTTCACGCCCCCTTCACCTTGCACGGTTTCCACGATGACCGCGGCAGGATGGTCCAAACCACTGCTGGGATCTTCCAGCAAACGTTCCAGATAAGCCATCGTATTGACGTCCGGGCCCAAGTACCCGTCATAGGGCATGAACGAGGTATTGCCAAGGGCGACACCTGCTGCACTACGAAACTTGGAATTCGCCGTCACTGCCAGGGAACCCGTGCTGACGCCGTGGAAACCGTGCGTAAAGGAAATCACATTCTGGCGACCCTTGACCTGGCGTGCCAGTTTTAACGCCGCCTCCACGGCATTGGTGCCCGTCGGCCCGGTAAACTGCAAGCGGTAGTTCCACCCGCGTGGTTTGAGCAGAATTTTATCCACCGTTTCAAGAAAATACTTCTTGGCGCTGGTGGCCATGTCCAAACCATGTACCAAGCCGTCGGTGTTCAGGTATTCAATCAGCTTTTCTTTCAGATGGGGGTTGTTGTGCCCGTAGTTGAGCGTACCGGCCCCACTGAAAAAATCGATGTATTGCCGACCTGACTCGTCCTCCAAAACCGAGCCTCGGGCTTTGTTGAAAATGACCGGGAAGGACCGGACGTAGCCCCGTACTTCAGACTCCATCCGGTCGAATATTTTTAAATCAGTCATATTTCCTCTCCTGGTTATAGAACGGCGTGTCTTTTGAGCCGACAAACAACAATCAGCGAACCAGACCGGCTCTACCGTTCTTTTGCGTAAAGTCCCCTTATCCAGAGTCCAAGGGGCCGATTCGTAATAGAGGTTCTGCCTCGTGAGCCTGATCGGCAAACAAGGCGGTATCAAAAAATTCCTGTTCCTGCATGGGCACACCCCAACGCCGTGCCATGGCCGCAAACAAGCCGCGCGACGCCCGGTTCCCGGGGCTGACCGTCGTTTCCAGATAGCGCAGGGAACGACCACGCAAACGCTCTCGTAAGTGCTCCAGCATGGCCTGCCCCAGACGACGCCCGCGGGCGCGCTCATGCACGGCAACTTGCCACACAAAGAGCACATCGGGACGGTCGGGGAGAAAGTAGGCAGAGATGAAACCGTCTATTTGTTCCCCACGCTGCGCGATAACGCAGGTCTGGGAAAAGTGCTCGCTGAGCAGCAAATAGAGATATTCAGAATTCAGATCCAATGGCGGACTGTCGGCAATCAGTTGATGGATTGCAGCAGCATCGCGCAATTGAGGCGCTCGCAGGATCAGCGCCGGGTCACTGGGGGCAGGATCGATGGCAGTCACACTGCCGGCCGAGCTGCCCGGACTGGGTCGGTCCGTCAAACCACCAACCCGGATTCAGGGGGAACATCCCCTTCCGGGACCTCAAGAATAGGCGAGGCCGTCTCATCGGCCTCCAGCACAACATCCGGGTCAGCGTCGAGCAAGCGCACAATGCGCTCCAGGGACAAGGTCATGGTGGCCTGTTCCAGCTCGGGCAACTCTTTCAAGGCGTCCGACAGCTTCTTTTGCAAAGGGGATGGCGTATCGTGTGCCAAGGTCTTACCCTCTGGTGTCGCACTGACAAAAACAATGCGCCGATCTTCACGACCGCGCTCACGCAGCACCAG
Protein-coding sequences here:
- the ectB gene encoding diaminobutyrate--2-oxoglutarate transaminase encodes the protein MTDLKIFDRMESEVRGYVRSFPVIFNKARGSVLEDESGRQYIDFFSGAGTLNYGHNNPHLKEKLIEYLNTDGLVHGLDMATSAKKYFLETVDKILLKPRGWNYRLQFTGPTGTNAVEAALKLARQVKGRQNVISFTHGFHGVSTGSLAVTANSKFRSAAGVALGNTSFMPYDGYLGPDVNTMAYLERLLEDPSSGLDHPAAVIVETVQGEGGVNVATQRWLRELQRLCREHDMLLIVDDIQVGCGRTGRFFSFEQAGISPDIITLSKSLSGFGLPMSLVLLRPELDVWKPSAHNGTFRGNNLAFVTAAQALESYWANEDFEAEIQGKERQVRDWLENLVHSYPDRGLSVRGRGLIQGLVTPPGAGLANEIAAQAFKQGLVVETSGAHDEVLKLLPALTISNEELTQGLDIIERSVAQCLSKRGSQAKILKIGGAR
- the ectA gene encoding diaminobutyrate acetyltransferase, with the protein product MTAIDPAPSDPALILRAPQLRDAAAIHQLIADSPPLDLNSEYLYLLLSEHFSQTCVIAQRGEQIDGFISAYFLPDRPDVLFVWQVAVHERARGRRLGQAMLEHLRERLRGRSLRYLETTVSPGNRASRGLFAAMARRWGVPMQEQEFFDTALFADQAHEAEPLLRIGPLDSG
- a CDS encoding MarR family winged helix-turn-helix transcriptional regulator, encoding MTTDQHYDLRILRALRQITRSIALHSRQLSAYSNITAPQLICLRTIIEKGPLTATAISREMHVSPSTVVGILDRLEDKKLVLRERGREDRRIVFVSATPEGKTLAHDTPSPLQKKLSDALKELPELEQATMTLSLERIVRLLDADPDVVLEADETASPILEVPEGDVPPESGLVV